One stretch of Prunus persica cultivar Lovell chromosome G1, Prunus_persica_NCBIv2, whole genome shotgun sequence DNA includes these proteins:
- the LOC18792454 gene encoding E3 ubiquitin-protein ligase At3g02290 has translation MGALCCCPCSEDFEEYALPSNSVYRHCTCLRYFFHQLFSGYSAPFQRLDGRPPSSPLPGATLVSSGVGTTLPNNSLNDTQLSVSRPSPFDADQRYSRLQRDGLVSRRDKSMTHLQEDAQQLRRGSSGTESLGFGKKWNGDDNEEDCKFGQSETSEKVLATKLAYGLTFVQPSSEDEDVCPTCLDEYTTENPKITTRCSHHFHLGCIYEWLERSESCPICGKEMEFCESP, from the exons ATGGGTGCTCTTTGCTGCTGTCCTTGTAGTGAGGACTTTGAAGAATATGCTCTTCCAAGCAATTCAGTATATAGGCATTGCACATGCCTAAGATACTTCTTCCATCAGTTATTCAGTGGGTATAGTGCACCGTTTCAAAGGCTTGATGGACGGCCACCTTCATCACCTCTCCCAGGAGCTACTTTGGTATCATCCGGAGTAGGCACAACACTCCCGAATAATTCCTTGAACGATACTCAGCTCTCAGTGTCCAGGCCATCACCCTTTGATGCTGATCAAAGATACTCGCGTTTGCAGCGTGATGGATTGGTCTCTAGGCGCGATAAGTCAATGACTCATTTGCAAGAAGATGCGCAACAACTGAGAAGAGGCAGTTCTGGCACAGAGTCCCTGGGTTTTGGGAAGAAATGGAATGGAGATGATAATGAAGAAGATTGTAAGTTTGGCCAATCTGAGACCTCGGAAAAGGTTTTGGCAACAAAACTGGCATATGGACTAACTTTCGTGCAACCCTCatctgaagatgaagatgttTGCCCTACATGCCTGGATG AATACACTACAGAAAATCCTAAAATCACAACAAGATGTTCTCACCATTTTCACCTTGGCTGTATTTATGAATGGTTGGAAAGAAGCGAGAGCTGTCCAATTTGTGGCAAG GAAATGGAGTTCTGTGAAAGCCCTTAA
- the LOC18788402 gene encoding uncharacterized protein At4g14100, with protein sequence MISSVAKAITTTSSVAILLLILLTASLCNSTISDEDPSPTPWPHQFHSILVMNYTGTLQLIDLWYDWPNGRNFNIIQHQLGSVLYDLEWNNGTSFFYTLDSARECRTVQIEVGILRPDWLDGAKYLGRRHVDGFLCDVWEKADFISYYEDVATKRPVHWVFYTGREAHVMTFEVGAVLEDAKWQAPVYCFDKKTETHPQPEPEAEFSITGGGASSMVGFLRGSNQLGFNM encoded by the exons ATGATTTCTTCAGTGGCCAaagccatcaccaccacctcctccgtcgcaatcctcctcctcatcctcctCACTGCCTCTCTTTGCAACTCAACGATTTCAGACGAAGACCCATCGCCAACCCCATGGCCCCACCAATTCCACTCCATTTTGGTGATGAACTACACCGGAACGCTCCAGCTGATCGACCTCTGGTACGACTGGCCCAACGGTCGAAACTTCAACATCATCCAGCACCAGCTGGGTTCGGTCCTCTACGACCTCGAGTGGAACAATGGGACCTCCTTCTTCTACACATTGGACTCCGCCAGAGAGTGCAGAACCGTCCAGATAGAAGTGGGTATTCTCCGACCCGACTGGCTCGACGGAGCCAAGTATCTGGGTCGCCGACACGTGGATGGGTTCCTTTGCGATGTTTGGGAGAAGGCCGACTTCATTTCGTATTATGAGGATGTTGCTACCAAGAGGCCTGTCCATTGGGTCTTTTACACAG GGAGGGAGGCGCATGTGATGACATTTGAGGTTGGGGCAGTGCTTGAGGATGCCAAATGGCAAGCCCCTGTATACTGCTTTGATAAGAAAACTGAAACTCACCCACAACCAGAACCAGAAGCAGAGTTTTCCATCACTGGTGGTGGTGCTTCTTCAATGGTTGGATTTCTCAGAGGTTCAAATCAATTGGGATTCAATATGTAA
- the LOC18788560 gene encoding uncharacterized protein LOC18788560 yields MMPPELQPRFFRPYITTSASTSSLSNGSPNPSLSHSPSDSVFNNGGGGPSRSLKNSRFSPSTFAHNARIAVALVPCAAFLIDLGGTPVIATLTLGLMVSYIVDALNFKSGAFFGVWLSLVFSQIAFFFSSSLRATFSSFPLAALAAFLCAETNFLIGVWVSLQFKWIQIENPSIVLALERLLFACLPFAASSLFTWATISAVGMANASYYLMSFSCLFYYLYSIPRISSFKTKQDLKYHGGEVPDENLILTPLESCIHTLYVLFFPLLFHIASHYSIVFSSAAAVSDLFLLFFIPFLFQLYASTRGALWWVTKNPNQLRGIQVMNGAVALVVVVICLEIRVVFHSFGRYIQVPPPLSYLLVTTTMLGGAAGAGAYALGMISDAFSSMAFTALAVVVSVAGAIVVGFPVLFLPLPSIAGFYLARFFTKKSVSSYFAFVVLGSLVVTWFVVHNFWDLNIWMAGMSLKSFCKLVIVNVVLGMSIPGLALLPSKLHFLIEIGLIGHALLVMHIENRFFNYSGIYYYGFEDDVMYPSYMVIVTTFVGLALVKRLSVDRRIGAKAVWILTCLYSAKLAMLLISSKSVVWVSAILLLAVTPPLLLYKDKSRTGSKMKPWQGYAHAGVVTLSVWFCRETIFEALQWWNGRPPSDGLLLGFCIVLTGLACVPIVALHFSHVLSAKRCLVLVVATGLLFILLQPPIPVSWTYRSDLIKAARQTADDISIYGFVAQKPMWPSWLLIVAILLTLAAVTSVIPIKYMVELRVFYSIAMGIALGIYISSEYFLQTAFLHVLIVVTMICASVFVVFTHFPSASSTKLLPWVFALLVALFPVTYLLEGQVRIKMILGDNGFGDMGEEEKKLTTLFAVEGARTSLLGLYAAIFMLIALEIKFELASLMREKATERTGIRHSQSGQSTSTSFASRMRFMQQRRASTVASFTIKRMSAEGAWMPAVGNVATVMCFAICLILNVNLTGGSNRAIFFLAPILLLLNQDADFVAGFGDKQRYFPVAIVITGYLVLTALYGIWEDIWHGNAGWGLEIGGPDWFFAVKNLALLVLTFPSHILFNKFVWTCTKQTDSMPLITMPLNLPSIIITDVLKIRILGLLGIIYSLAQYLISRQQYISGLKYI; encoded by the exons ATGATGCCGCCGGAGCTGCAACCGCGGTTCTTCCGTCCGTACATCACCACTTCGGCGAGCACTTCCTCCTTGAGCAATGGCTCCCCAAACCCTAGCCTTAGCCACAGCCCCAGCGACTCAGTCTTCAACAATGGCGGAGGCGGTCCTTCTAGATCTCTCAAGAACTCTCGGTTCTCGCCCTCCACATTCGCCCATAACGCCCGAATCGCCGTCGCCCTCGTCCCCTGCGCCGCCTTCCTCATCGACCTCGGCGGCACGCCGGTGATCGCAACCCTAACCCTAGGCCTCATGGTCTCCTACATCGTCGACGCCCTCAACTTCAAGTCCGGTGCCTTCTTCGGCGTCTGGCTCTCCCTCGTATTCTCCCAGATCgccttcttcttcagctccTCCCTCCGCGCCACCTTCTCCTCTTTTCCCCTCGCCGCCCTCGCCGCCTTCCTCTGCGCCGAGACCAATTTCCTCATCGGCGTCTGGGTCTCGCTCCAGTTCAAGTGGATTCAAATCGAGAACCCTTCGATCGTTCTCGCGCTCGAACGCCTCCTCTTCGCCTGCCTCCCATTCGCCGCCTCCTCCCTGTTCACCTGGGCCACCATCTCCGCCGTCGGTATGGCCAACGCTTCGTACTACCTCATGTCCTTCTCTTGCCTCTTCTATTACCTCTACTCAATTCCTCGCATCTCTTCTTTCAAAACCAAGCAAGACCTCAAGTACCACGGCGGTGAGGTCCCTGATGAAAACCTCATCCTCACCCCACTGGAGAGCTGCATCCACACTCTTTATGTCCTCTTCTTCCCTCTCCTCTTCCACATCGCCTCTCACTACTCCATTGTATTCTCATCCGCGGCAGCAGTCTCTGATctatttctccttttcttcattcctttccttttccagCTCTACGCCTCGACCCGGGGCGCGCTCTGGTGGGTCACTAAGAATCCGAACCAGCTGCGCGGCATTCAGGTGATGAACGGTGCCGTTGCTTTGGTTGTTGTGGTGATATGTTTGGAGATTAGAGTTGTTTTCCATTCGTTTGGGCGGTACATTCAGGTGCCTCCGCCATTGAGTTACCTTTTGGTGACAACTACGATGCTCGGAGGTGCAGCTGGAGCTGGTGCTTATGCGTTGGGTATGATATCTGATGCTTTCAGCTCCATGGCTTTCACTGCTTTGGCTGTTGTAGTTAGTGTTGCTGGAGCTATCGTTGTTGGGTTTCCTGTTTTG TTCCTTCCGCTGCCTTCGATTGCCGGCTTCTATTTGGCTCGGTTTTTCACAAAGAAGAGTGTTTCATCATATTTTGCATTTGTTGTGCTTGGGAGCTTGGTGGTGACATGGTTTGTAGTTCATAATTTCTGGGATCTAAATATTTGGATGGCAGGCATGTCCCTGAAATCCTTCTGCAAACTCGTAATTGTGAATGTTGTCTTGGGCATGTCTATTCCTGGTCTAGCCCTACTTCCTTCAAAACTTCACTTTTTGATAGAGATTGGGTTGATCGGCCATGCATTGcttgttatgcacattgagaatcGGTTTTTCAATTACTCTGGCATATACTATTATGGGTTTGAGGATGATGTAATGTACCCAAGCTACATGGTTATAGTGACAACATTTGTGGGTTTAGCTTTGGTGAAAAGACTATCTGTGGATCGTCGAATTGGTGCAAAGGCAGTATGGATTCTGACGTGTTTGTATTCAGCTAAGCTGGCTATGCTTCTTATTTCATCAAAGTCTGTCGTTTGGGTGTCAGCTATTCTATTATTGGCTGTAACGCCACCGTTGCTTCTTTACAA GGATAAGTCAAGAACTGGCTCAAAGATGAAACCTTGGCAAGGTTATGCACATGCAGGTGTGGTTACCTTATCAGTCTGGTTTTGCCGTGAAACAATCTTTGAAGCCCTCCAGTGGTGGAATGGAAGACCCCCATCTGATGGCTTACTCCTGGGTTTCTGTATTGTTTTGACGGGCTTGGCTTGTGTACCCATTGTGGCTCTCCACTTCTCTCATGTCTTG TCTGCCAAGAGATGCCTAGTGCTGGTGGTGGCAACTGGGTTGCTGTTTATCCTTCTGCAACCACCGATCCCAGTATCATGGACATACCGGTCTGACCTAATTAAAGCTGCTCGGCAGACTGCTGATGACATCTCCATATATGGCTTTGTGGCACAAAAGCCTATGTGGCCATCATGGCTTCTTATTGTGGCAATCCTGCTTACTCTAGCAGCTGTTACATCTGTCATACCCATTAAATACATGGTTGAGTTGAGAGTGTTTTATTCCATAGCTATGGGTATTGCTCTAGGTATCTACATATCTTCTGAGTACTTCCTTCAGACAGCTTTCCTACATGTTCTCATTGTTGTCACCATGATCTGTGCTTCTGTGTTTGTGGTTTTCACCCATTTTCCATCTGCCTCAAGTACAAAGCTGCTTCCTTGGGTGTTTGCTTTACTGGTAGCTCTCTTCCCTGTGACATATCTTTTGGAGGGCCAAGTGAGAATTAAAATGATCCTCGGAGATAATGGATTTGGAGATatgggagaagaagagaagaagctcACAACTCTATTTGCTGTTGAGGGGGCAAGGACATCTCTTCTCGGTCTTTATGCTGCAATTTTTATGCTGATAGCTCTGGAGATAAAGTTTGAACTTGCCTCATTAATGAGGGAAAAGGCTACTGAAAGGACTGGAATCAGGCATAGTCAATCAGGTCAAAGCACCTCGACTAGCTTTGCTTCAAGAATGAGATTTATGCAACAGCGTAGGGCTTCTACTGTCGCATCCTTCACAATCAAGAGAATGTCTGCTGAGGGAGCCTGGATGCCAGCAGTTGGTAATGTTGCTACTGTGATGTGCTTTGCAATATGCCTCATCTTGAATGTCAATCTCACAGGTGGCTCAAATCGTGCAATATTCTTCCTGGCACCAATTTTGCTGCTTCTCAACCAGGACGCTGATTTTGTTGCTGGATTTGGGGACAAGCAAAGGTATTTCCCTGTTGCAATAGTGATAACGGGCTACCTAGTCCTGACTGCCCTCTATGGCATATGGGAAGACATCTGGCATGGCAACGCGGGTTGGGGCTTGGAAATTGGTGGTCCGGATTGGTTCTTTGCTGTCAAGAATTTGGCTCTCCTCGTTCTTACATTCCCCAGCCATATCCTTTTCAACAAGTTTGTGTGGACTTGCACAAAGCAGACGGACTCAATGCCCTTGATAACCATGCCCCTTAATCTGCCATCTATCATAATAACAGACGTGCTGAAGATTAGGATATTAGGGCTCTTAGGAATTATTTATTCCCTGGCCCAGTATCTAATATCTAGACAGCAGTACATCTCAGGATTAAAGTATATTTAG